In the Calditerricola satsumensis genome, TGCCTGCCGCCCCCATCACCTTGTAGGCGACGGTGTGGTTGCTCAAGGACGCCACGTGGACGTTGTGTGCCGCCTCGATGGCCACGTGCAGCTCAAAGAGGGCCGCCTCCAGGGAGCGCCCCGTGTCGACGTTCTCGGCGAGGAGGGCCACCTGCCAGAAGGTGGGCGACTCCTTGCGCGCGTTTTTGCCGAGCACGCCCGGGTTGACGTTGTCCACCTCTTCGTGCAGCACCGTGAAGCCGGCGTCGGCCATTCGGGCGCGGATGTCGGCCATCACCGCATCGCGGTCCAGATTGCGCGGGATGAAGATATGCCCCACGGCAAAACGCTTGTCGAAAGCGAGCTCGCCGGGCTTTCCGGAGGCCAGCAGCTTCTGCGCCCACAACGTGCGCGGAATGTCGCAGAGAATGCCGCAGCCGTCGCCCTCCCCGTCGATGAAGCCGGAGCGGTGCTCCATTTTGACGAGGGCGTCCAAAACGCGCAGGACGTTTTCGTGAGAGGGCCGTCCGTCTTTCTCGATCACGCAGACGATGCCACAGGCATCGTGCTCGGTGAGGTGATGGTTCCGAAAGCGGGCGATCTCGCGGAGAACAACGCGCTTGTGGTTCATCATCCTCCGGTCAGATCGAGCTGACCGCTTCACCTCCTATCCGAATTGGTCAAAGGGGCAGGAAATGTTTCTCTCTTCCGTCTTTTTCCCCGATTCCGGTGCCTCGTTCGGGATTTCATCCTCCCCGCACCGGGAGCGGGGTGATCGCCCCATGCAAGGCCGTCGGTGCCGGGCCGATCGCCGACAACAGGCGGGGCAACCGGAAAACGTGCGGAAAAAGTTAAATATAGCATAGCATGACAAGGGGTTTTGCACAATAGGGAGTCCTTGATTTTTATGCAGATGAAAGCGTTTTTATGCTGTATCCGCAACTTTTCGTCTTGCGCGTCGACGGAAAAAAACGAACAAAACAAATGTTATCATAATAAAATGTTCGGTCATGATCTTGAAAGAAAACCCGCGCCCCCCTTCCCAGGGACGGGGCGCGGGAACCCGTGCGCGCTTACAGTTGGGCGAAGGCGCGGTCGACGGCCTCGACGGTGTAGGCGATATCGTCTTCCGTGTGGGCGAGGGTGATGAACCACGCCTCGTACTTGGACGGCGCGAGGTACACGCCCTGATCGAGCATGAGGCGGAAGAAGCGGGCAAAGCGCTTCCCGTCGGAGGCCTGCACGTCGGCGTATTGCCTGACGGGCCGGTCGGTGAAGTAGACGGCCAGGGCGCCTTTGACGCGGTTGACCTGTACCGGGATCCCGTGGCGTGATGCTGCCGCCTCGATTCCCTCCTGCAGCATGCGGCCGAGGCGGTCGAGGTGCTCGTAGACGCCCGGCTCGCGTAGCACCTCCAGACAGGCGATTCCGGCGCGGATCGATGCCGGGTTGCCGGCCATCGTGCCGGCCTGGTAGGCCGGGCCGAGGGGGGCCACCTGTTCCATGATCTCACGCCGCCCGCCGTAGGCGCCAATGGGCAGCCCACCGCCGATGATCTTGCCGAGGGCGGTCATGTCGGGGGCAAAGCCGAGCAGGTCTTGCGCGCCGCCGTAATGGAAGCGAAAGGCGGTGATCACCTCGTCGTAGATGACGAGGGCGCCGCAGTTTTTCGCCACGCGGTGGACGGTTTCCAGAAAACCGGGCTCCGGCGGGACGATGCCGAAGTTGCCGACGATGGGCTCCACCAGCACCGCCGCCACCTCGTCGCCCCACCGGGCCATCGCTTCGGCATAGGCGTACGGATCGTTGTAGGGCACGGTGATCACGTCGTTGGCAATCGACTGGGGGATGCCGGCGCTGTCAGGGATCCCAAGGGTGGCGGGACCGGAACCGGCGGCGACGAGGACGAGGTCGGAATGGCCGTGGTAGCACCCGGCGAACTTGACGATCTTCGTCCGCCCGGTGTACGCGCGGGCCACGCGGATGCACGTCATCACCGCTTCCGTGCCGGAGTTGACGAAGCGGATCTTTTCCATGGACGGAATGGCCTCGCGCAGCATGCGGGCGAAGGTGATCTCCCATTCCGTCGGCGTGCCGTACAGCGTGCCGTTTTGCGCCGCTTCGCAAATGGCCTGGACGATGTGGGGATGGGCGTGGCCGCAGATGATCGGCCCGAAGGCGGCCAGGTAGTCGATGTAGCGGTTGCCGTCGGCGTCCCAGAAGTAGGCCCCTTGGGCGCGCACCATGAACACCGGCGGGCCCCCGCCGACGGCCTGAAACGAGCGGGAGGGGCTGTTGACGCCGCCGACGATCACGTCGAGGGCTTGTTCGTACAGCTGGGCGGAGCGAAGGCGTTCCATCGCGGATCCTCCTTTCGGGATAGCGATTTTGGGAGGGGCGGAGGGCACGTTGGGGGCAAAATGCGGTCCTGTGGTGGTGCAGGGCCGTCCTCGCCCATTGTACCGCACCTTTTCTATAATGGAAGGTGGGAGTTTGGCCAACTTGAGGGGAGGTGCACGGGTGATGGAAAAGCTGCAGGCCCTTATTGAGATTCCACGCGACAGCCGCGAACGCTACGCCTGGAACGAGGCAAAGCGCGCGTGGGTGGTTTCCGAGACGCTCGACGTGGTTTGCCCGGAAAACTACGGCCACATCCCCAAGACGATCGGCGAAGACGGGGAACCCCTCGACATTGTCGTGCTCACCGACCGTCCCCTCCTCGTCGGCAAACCCTTTGTGTGCCGACCGCTTGGCATCCTTCTGCGCAAGGACGGCGACC is a window encoding:
- a CDS encoding inorganic diphosphatase → MEKLQALIEIPRDSRERYAWNEAKRAWVVSETLDVVCPENYGHIPKTIGEDGEPLDIVVLTDRPLLVGKPFVCRPLGILLRKDGDHKLLAVPLNERRWKTPDDIPNWRRIRLEAFLTIASPLTGYGDEEKALEVLTEARLRYLQKHGLD
- a CDS encoding glutamate-1-semialdehyde 2,1-aminomutase, whose product is MERLRSAQLYEQALDVIVGGVNSPSRSFQAVGGGPPVFMVRAQGAYFWDADGNRYIDYLAAFGPIICGHAHPHIVQAICEAAQNGTLYGTPTEWEITFARMLREAIPSMEKIRFVNSGTEAVMTCIRVARAYTGRTKIVKFAGCYHGHSDLVLVAAGSGPATLGIPDSAGIPQSIANDVITVPYNDPYAYAEAMARWGDEVAAVLVEPIVGNFGIVPPEPGFLETVHRVAKNCGALVIYDEVITAFRFHYGGAQDLLGFAPDMTALGKIIGGGLPIGAYGGRREIMEQVAPLGPAYQAGTMAGNPASIRAGIACLEVLREPGVYEHLDRLGRMLQEGIEAAASRHGIPVQVNRVKGALAVYFTDRPVRQYADVQASDGKRFARFFRLMLDQGVYLAPSKYEAWFITLAHTEDDIAYTVEAVDRAFAQL